Part of the Sphingopyxis sp. 113P3 genome, TCGCCAACTTCGATCGGTTGCGGCCGATCGCCGGCCTCCTGCTGCTGCTCGCGCTCACCGGCGCGTCGCGGTTTGAAGCAGCAGTGCTCGACGAACTCAACGCGATGCGCGCCGACCCGGGCGAATATGGCGAGCGCCTCCTCGACTATCGTGACCGGTTCGACGGATTGATCGTCTATGGCGAGAACGGCGAACCGGACGTCCAGACCCGCGAAGGGGTGGGTCCGGTCGACGAGGCGATCACGGCTCTCCGCCGCGTCGGTCCGCTGCCGGAGCTGTGCGAAGGGCGGCTGCTCGCGCTGGCGGCGGGTGACCATGTCGCTGCCCAATCGCGCTCGGGGGAGGTCGGGCATTATTCGCGCGGTCGCAATCCGCCCGCGCGGCTCGTGGCACGCGGCGGAGGTCGCTATGTCAGCGAAGTCATCACCTACGGCCACAGCGACCCTGAATCCGTGATACGCCAGCTGCTCGTCGACGATGGCG contains:
- a CDS encoding CAP domain-containing protein — translated: MVSLANFDRLRPIAGLLLLLALTGASRFEAAVLDELNAMRADPGEYGERLLDYRDRFDGLIVYGENGEPDVQTREGVGPVDEAITALRRVGPLPELCEGRLLALAAGDHVAAQSRSGEVGHYSRGRNPPARLVARGGGRYVSEVITYGHSDPESVIRQLLVDDGVPGRGHRFELLSARYRYAGVACGPHPQWRAMCVIELSETPDGSAPPPPRRDNAGS